The DNA region AGAAGTCTTCGCCTGGTATAGGTATAAAGAGCGTAAGCAAGGATATAGTGGAGGCTATTCGCAAATCAGTTATCCAGGAGATAAAAGAGGGCCTGGTTTATTTTTTTAAGAGTAAGGAGATCCGGTTTACTGCATGGGTAAGTTTTGCTTTATGGGCTGCGCTTGGTTCTGTATATGTAGTGGTGATAGTTTTTGTCCAGAAAACACTCAATTCTGCTACCAAAGACCTGGGGCTTTTGATAATGTTCCTGGGGATAGGCCTATTTGCCGGGTCGCTTATTTACGGAAGATTCGGCCAGAAGATATCCCATTACAAAATTATTTTTATTTCTTTAATATTAAGTGGTATAATGCTGATGATTTTTGCTACCACCTTAAACCATTTTCCGTCATTCTTTGTAGCGGCGATTTTGTCATCTGCGTTAGGTTTTTTAATCGCCCCTATTATTATCGCCTCCAACACAATAGTGCATAATGCCAGCGATAATGAAATGATGGGCAAAATATTCAGCTCTTTAGAGATAGTCATGCATTTAGGCTTCTTATTGTTTATGTTTTTAAGCAGTATGCTTGCCGAGCACATTCCGGAAGTATATATACTTACTGCTGTCGGAGTCACTTTAAGTATTTTAGGTACGGTTACCTTGAAATTTCACAGTAGGATAAAATGGTTAAATTAAGAGAAAACAAAGAGCACACAGAACACTTAGGCATAGAAACAACCCCGCTTCCAAAGAAGGTTTATATACCATTGAGCCAGCATTTAGGCAAGCATTGCACTGCTATCGTTAAGCCTCAGGAGAGTGTATCTTTAGGGCAGGTTATCGGCAGGGCAGAGGCGCATGTCTGGGCGCCAATACATGCTTCTGTCGCAGGCAAGGTCTTAGCTATTGATGATTGGATGCATCCGGTTTTAGGCGTGGCCAAGGCAATAGTCATAGAGACGGATATGGAGAATAGCCGCCGGGATTATATATTACGTAGCGATAATGAGGTAAGCAGCTTAACCGAAGCGGACATAATAAAGGCGGTTTTTGATTCAGGCATTGTAGGTATGGGGGGAGCAAGCTTTCCTTCACATATAAAGCTCCATCCGGCAAAAGAAGTAGATACCCTCATTATTAACGGAGCCGAATGCGAGCCCTTCCTTAATTCGGATAACCGCCTGATGATTGAAAAAGCCGCACAGATAATTTTAGGGATAGGCCTTGTTGCAAAATGCCTTAATGTTAAACAGGTTTATTTTGCGATAGAAAATAATAAGCCCGAAGCTATAGAGGCTGTAGAAAAACGGTTGAATGGCACTTCTTACAAGCTAAAAGTGATAGAATCATTTTATCCCCAGGGAGGAGAAAAGCAGTTAATAAAGAATATCCTCAATAAAGAAGTACCCAGGGGAAAGCTCCCTTTTGATATCGGGGTCGTAGTGCATAATGTAGCTACGGTCTATGCAATATATGAGGCAGTTTATCTTAATAAGCCGCTCTACGAAAGAGTGGTGACTATTACCGGAGATTGCATTGCATCCCCTAAAAATTTGCTTGTAAGAATAGGCACTCCTATAAGGGATTTGGTAGATTTCTGCGGTGGCTTCAAGAAAGAGCCGAGTAAAATAATTTTCGGCGGGCCGATGATGGGGATTGCACAGGCTAATCTGGATGTGCCGGTGGTTAAAAGCACTAACGGAGTAATCTTTATGTCAGAAGCAGACAGGGTATCAAGTCCTGCGTCTGATTGTATCCGTTGCAGCAGGTGTGTGCAGCAGTGCCCGGTAAGCCTTATGCCGTGCATGATTGCAGTTGCTTCAGAGAATGAGAAATGGGAACTAAGCAAGATTTACGGGGTGCTTGATTGTATAGAATGCGGCGTATGCAATTATGTCTGTCCGCAGAAAATAAATATTGTGCAGTTAGTCAAATATGCAAAATTGAGGATGCCAAGATGAAAGAAATGCTTAAATATGGTGTTATCCTGGGTATTGTGTGCCTGGTTTCAAGCAGCGTATTGGCTGTTGTTAATGCCGTAACTGAGCCTAACATAGAAAAACAGCGCCTGAAGCAGGAAACAGGGGCATTAAGCCTGATTATGCCGGAAGCCAGCGTATTCAAGCCTCATACCAAAGAAGACAAAACAAATTATTATATAGCATACGGCCAGGATAATAAAATAAAAGGTTTTATAATCAAGGCCGAAGGTAAAGGATACTCTTCGGTCATTGAGATATTGGCTGGTTTGAATGAAAAGCTGGAGATAACTGATATTGTCATAATTTCTGCGAATGAGACGCCGGGTTTAGGGAGCAGGGTATCAGAACCTTCATTTATAGGCCAATTTAAAGGCAAGGACATCGCTTCCATTGATAATGTACAGGCCATAACCGGCGCAACTATATCCTCAAGCGCTGTAATAAGGGCGGTAAAGAACTACCTGACGCAGCTTAAGCCCGAGCTGGAGAAAGAACTTATTAATGCAAAATAGGCTTATAGTTTCCACTTCTCCGCATCTTCGCGGAGATGACAACACTTCAAAGATAATGTGGGCAGTATGTTTTGCTTTATTGCCTTCAGGTATAGCTTCAGTTGCTATATTCGGCATCTCTGCATTGAAAGTAATAGTAGCATCGGTTTTGAGCTGCGTGATCACTGAGGCCGCCGTTCAGAAGATGACGAAAAGAAAAGTAAGCGTAAGTGACGGCTCAGCGTTCCTTACAGGATTATTATTGGCATACAATCTTTCTTCTTCAGTGCCGCTATGGTTACCGGTTGTAGGAGGGATGTTTGCTATAATTATCTGTAAGCAGTTCTTTGGAGGTTTAGGGAAGAACATTTTCAACCCGGCTTTGGCTGCCAGGGCGTTTTTGCTTGCCTCATGGCCTAAACATATGACCAGCTTTGTAAAGCCGTTTGACATTGATGCGGTGACTTCTGCTACGCCGCTTGCTATGTTAAAAGAAGCAAAAGTAGATTCATTTTCACAGTTAGGCCTTTCTTACCTGGATTTATTCATCGGCAATAGAGGCGGGTGCCTGGGTGAAGTATGCATAATAGCACTACTTATAGGCGCAGCATACCTGTTATGGAAAGGTTATATATGGTGGCATACCCCGGCCAGCTTCATATCAACAGTGGCATTATTAAGTTTCTTATTCAGCCCTCAGGGTTTTATGAAAGGTGATATTTTATTCAGCATTATTTCAGGCGGCCTCATTTTGGGCGCATTTTTTATGGCCACTGACTATGTTACTACTCCTTTAACATCCAAGGGGCAGTTAATATTCGGTTTTGGCTGCGGCGTAATAACATTTATTATACGCAGGTTTGGAGGTTATCCTGAAGGGGTTTCTTATTCAATCCTGATTATGAATGCGGCAGTGCCTTTGATAGACAGGTATGTAAGGCCCAGGATTTACGGAGTAAAATGAAAAAGCTTATTAAGGAGTTAATGAAGGGTATAACAGTTGAGAATCCCACTTTTGGCTTGGTGTTAGGATTATGCCCAACGCTGGCAGTATCCACATCAGTCGTTAATGCAGTAGGTATGGGGGCTGCGGCTACATTTGTTTTGATCGGCTCCAATACGATTATTTCTTCTATCCGTAACTTTATACCCGATAAAATACGCCTTCCGGCATACATTGTCGTTATCGCTACTTTTGTTACGATATGTGAATTGGTCATGAAGGCATATTTGCCGGCACTTGATGCGGCATTGGGGATATTTGTGCCATTGATTGTCGTAAACTGCATAATAATGGCAAGGGCAGAGGCATTTGCTTCAAAAAACAAAATCATGCCTTCGTTATTTGACGGTATAGGTATGGGGATAGGTTTTACAATAGGCCTTAGTACCATAGCCTTGATTCGTGAGATTATAGGTGCCGGGAGCATCTTTGGGATTAAGGTTATCCCTGGATACGAGCCGGCTATAACTTTAATACTTGCCCCCGGAGCGCTCCTTACTCTCGGGATACTTATCGGGATAACTAATTTTATCAGGTTAAGAAAGGGAAGGCCTGCGATGAAGAAGGGAGGCTGTTGTTAAAATGGATTTTGGCAGAATTTTAACCATAGCGATCAGTATGGTTTTTATAAATAATTTTATTCTTTCGAAATTTCTAGGGTTATGCCCGTTTCTTGGCGTATCCAAAGAAACAAAGCCAGCCCTTTCAATGGGATTTGCCGTAATATTCGTTATGACATGTTCTGCAGCCATAACCTGGTTGTTATATAATTTTGTGCTGCTTAAATTTAATATTCCTTATCTTAGTACCGTTACATTTATATTGGTCATAGCTGCTTTTGTCCAGTTCATAGAGATGGTTATACGCAAGCATTCACCTCTTTTGTATAGGAGCTTGGGTATTTATCTGCCTTTAATCACAACTAACTGCGCTGTTTTAGGCGTTACTATACTTAATATCGATGATTTCTTTATAAAGGGGCAGGCTGTTGCCGGGAGCTTTGTTTATTCAGTAGCACAGGCATTTTTTGGAGGCATAGGGTTCCTTTTAGCATTAATCCTTATGTCCGGCATAAGAGAGAGGTTAGAACTGACTGAGAGCCCGAAATGTATGCAGGGGGTGCCGATTGCTTTTGTTATTGCTTCATTGATGAGCCTTGCTTTTATGGGTTTTGCGGGATTCTCCCGCTGAGTATTATAGAATTTACGGGGTTTCTTGATATGAAATTCCCGAAGGGAAAATTTTAGAATGAATATTTTAATACCTGTCTTGATAGTTACTATTTTAGGCCTTGTTTTTGGGATATTACTGGCTTTGGCTTCCAGGAGATTCTGCGTTGAGGTTGACCCGCGCCTGGATAAGATTTATTCAAAACTTCCCGGTGCCAACTGTGGGGCCTGCGGCATGCCCGGATGCATGGGCTTTGCTGAGGCATTGATCCAGGGTACATGTACAATAGACCGTTGTGCGGTTACCGAGCAGGAAGTCAGGAAAGAAATCGCTGAGATATTAGGCGTAGAGCATACTGTAAAAATAAAAAGAGCAGCGGTACTGCATTGTCATGGTGGTAACAAAAGGGTAAAGAATAAATTTGATTACGTAGGCATTCAAGACTGCATCTCCGCAAATATCGTAATGTCCGGGCCAAAGGCCTGCGTATACGGCTGTATTGGTTATGGTACGTGCGCCAAGGTATGCCCTTTCGGCGCCATTGAAATGAGCACCGAGGATTTACCGGTAGTCAATGAAGACAAGTGCACTGCCTGCGGCAAGTGTGTTGCGGCCTGCCCCAAGGGGTTGTTTTCTCTTGTAAGCGTTAGCAAGAATTTTGCCGTGCGTTGTAAATCGCTTGATATGGGTAAGAAAGTTATGGATGTCTGTTCAGTCGGCTGTATTGCCTGCCGGAAATGCGAAAAGGCCTGCCCCGTAAAGGCGATTAGAATAGAGAACAACCTTTCTATTATAGACTATTCTCTCTGCGATAACCGCGGCCAATGTTTTAAGGTCTGCCCGACTAAGAGTATAGCTATAAAAGAAAATAAATCCTGGCGGACAAAGGCACAAGGAGAGTAGTGTTATGATAAATATCGCAATTTTTGCTTCAGGAAGAGGTTCTAATTTTTCGGCTATAGCTAAAGCCGTAAAAACCGGAAAAATAAAAGCAAATTTGCGGCTTTTAGTCTGTGATAACGAAGAAGCGCAAGTAATCCGGAAAGCAAGGAGAGCGAAAGTTGAAATAGCGCTGGTTAAGCGCGAGCTTTTTGACTCAAAAGAAGATTTTGAAGCTAAGATCATCAAACATCTTAAAGAGAATAAAATCGGGCTCATAGTATTAGCCGGTTTTATGAGAATGTTAAGCCATGATTTTGTGAAGCTGTATAAAGGCCGTATTATAAATATACACCCTTCGCTACTTCCTTCTTTTAAGGGCGCACATGCGATAAAGGATGCTTTTGATTATGGGGTAAGGCTGACTGGCGTTACGGTGCATTTTGTAGATGAGAAGATGGACCATGGACCGGTGATATTGCAGGCGCCTGTAGAGATCAGGCCTAAGGATACATTAGCCTCGCTTGAGTCCCGCATACACAAGTTGGAACACCGGCTTTATCCCGAAGCAATAAATATGTTCCTGAATAAACGCATGGTAATTTCCGGCAGGAAGATCAGAATAGTTTATCGTTGAATTTCGCCCTGATGGCAGGCTGGTTCAGTATGGTTTTGTTGTTGGTCGCCAGGTTCACTAATTCCACCTCATTAAAATCCCTAAATTCATAGATCTTTATTGTGTTGATTACGACTTTAAGGATCTCATTCTCGATATCGGCGCCTTTTTCTACCTCTGGTTTCTGGAATTTAAGCTTTATGCGGTTGGTTATCTGCGTTAATATAAATTCCGGCATGCTGATTTCATAGAAGTTATATCCGGTGCCGTCTTTATTTCCGGTTACTTCGGGGATGCTCTCGATGATCTGGATTATCCTGTGCTGAAACTCTGTCCAGGAGATAAAATCATAATAGGCTTTCTTGAAGTCCAGCTGGTAAAATGTCTGCTGTAATATTATCCCATTTTTTGTGTCCGCGACAACCAGGCAGTAAAAATCCGGTGCCTTTGTTTTTTTATTATCTATGCTGAATATTATTCTTCTCAGCGTTTTCATTACATTAGTAATTTTATCCTGGATTTCCTTATTGAATTTATACTCATCAATCTTTTCTTTTTCCGGCACCTGCTGAATAAGGTATTCTAGCGTAATAATGTTATTCTCAATTTTACCTGTATTATTTTTTATTTCGAATTTTTCGATATATTTCTGTGGTTTGTCGGATTTTACAAATATATCTTCTACCGGGAGGTATACCCAGAGTGTTTGGCCGGTTAATTTGGCAGTGACCTGGGTTGAGTATTCCTTATTAAGGATATCTTGTAAGGCTCTTTCAACGTCTTTTTTTAAATAGGTGGGTTCTGTAGAAGAAGTGCATCCGGAAATGGCAATGGCAGAGATTATCGCGATAAAACAATTAAGAGCGAGCCTTGCCAAGCTCCTTGAATATCGATTCGATCTCATCGTAATTAAGTTCTTCTTTCTGGAATAATTCGTTTGCAAATCTGTCTAGAAGATTAATCTCGGCAGCAAGGAGTTCCTCTGTCTCTTTAAGGCAGGAGTGGAGTATATCTTGGACATCTTTATCCAGCTTGGCTTTGGTTTCTTCGGATAGTAACATGGGTTGCCCCGGCCGCGAAGCAAGTAGCGCTCCGAAATTTCCGACCATGCCTGATTTTCCCATGCCCCAGCGCCAGACCATATTATGCGCATTGCTTAAGGCGACCTGAAAATCACTGTCAACCCCGGCTGAAGTAAAGCCGAATTTAATTTTTTCTGCAGCATAACTTCCCAGCGCTATCTTTATCTCTGTCAGCAGATCTTTCTCGTCTTTAATAAAAGTTTCTTCCTTCTCGGGTATCCAGGTAGCGCCGCCGGTATTTTTCCGCGGGATGATAGTGGCTTTAAATACGTCTTTTGAAGGAGCAAGCAGGTATGTGACTATGGCATGCCCAGATTCATGGTAGGCTGTAAGGAGTTTTTCTTCTTTGCTCATTTTGATTCTTCGCTTGATGCCCAGGGTTATTCTTTCCCTGGCTTCCTCAATCTCATTCATGCCGATAAGGCTTTTCTTTCTTCTTACCGCAATAAGGGCTGCTTCCCTGATAAGATTTGCTACATCAGCCGGGGAATAGCCGACAGCTATTCTTGCTAAGCGCTGTATATGGATATCCCTGTTATCGTATTTTACTTTTTTCAGGTAATAATCAAATAATTTTTCTCTGTCTTCTAATCCGGGGAGATCAACGTGGATTTTACGGTCAAACCTGCCTGGCCTGATCAAGGCAGGGTCGAGGAAGCTTTCTGGGGCATTGGTTGCGCCTATGACTATCACATTTAGGTCCTTTTCCTTTAAGCCATCCATCTCAACCAGTAACTGATTTACGGTAGTATTAAATTCAGTCTGGCCGCCGAAGCCTTTATCGGTAGAACGCTGGGCTCCGACAGCATCTATCTCGTCGATAAAGATAATGCAGCCGCCTTCAAATTCCGCTAATTGCCGTGCCTGCTTGAATAAACTGCGTATTCTGCCTGCACCGACACCAACAAACATCTCTACAAATTCAGAACCAGACATCGAGATAAACGGTAATCCCGCTTCGGTTGCTATCGCCTTTGCAAGATATGTCTTTCCGCATCCGGGAGGGCCTATCATCAGTATGCCTTTAAGGATTTTCCCGCCTACTCTTTGGAGTTCTGCGCGGTCTTTAATTAATTTAACGACTTCCAGCGCTTCTTCTTTTGCTTCATCCATACCGATAACATCGGTCCAGGTGATGCCTAATTCTTTACCGTCAATGGATTTTTTCTGTTTTTGGGTAAAAGACTGTGCACCTTTTTTAAAATAAAGCCAGTACATGAGGAAGGTATATACTACGCCGAAGATAAGGGCAGTCACTATGGAAAGGTAAAGCTGAAGGGGTATCATGGCTAATTGGGACTGCCTTAAGTACGATTCTGATTCGTTCCAGGCCTTAATGCCGGTTATAATAAAAATAACCACTGATACACCGAAAACGCATAGTATGCTTACGAGAAGTATTTTTATCCAATGAAGCTTCCAGTAAAGTTTCAGCTTTTTAGAATCCATAATTACTCCTTTGTATCC from Candidatus Omnitrophota bacterium includes:
- a CDS encoding MFS transporter, whose product is MSKFREIINNRNFSLLCLSQIISQLGDRLGQMALIGFIYLRAPGSSVEIAKILSFTIIPVFLIGPIAGVYVDRWDRRRTLYISDLLRGLLVLAIPLFLFYLKSLIPIYIMVFLIFCVGRFFVPAKMSIIPDLVDKKDFLISNSLVNTTGMIAAVLGFGVSGILVEWLGAKSGFYLDALGFFISGSLIFFITKKSSPGIGIKSVSKDIVEAIRKSVIQEIKEGLVYFFKSKEIRFTAWVSFALWAALGSVYVVVIVFVQKTLNSATKDLGLLIMFLGIGLFAGSLIYGRFGQKISHYKIIFISLILSGIMLMIFATTLNHFPSFFVAAILSSALGFLIAPIIIASNTIVHNASDNEMMGKIFSSLEIVMHLGFLLFMFLSSMLAEHIPEVYILTAVGVTLSILGTVTLKFHSRIKWLN
- the rsxC gene encoding electron transport complex subunit RsxC, coding for MVKLRENKEHTEHLGIETTPLPKKVYIPLSQHLGKHCTAIVKPQESVSLGQVIGRAEAHVWAPIHASVAGKVLAIDDWMHPVLGVAKAIVIETDMENSRRDYILRSDNEVSSLTEADIIKAVFDSGIVGMGGASFPSHIKLHPAKEVDTLIINGAECEPFLNSDNRLMIEKAAQIILGIGLVAKCLNVKQVYFAIENNKPEAIEAVEKRLNGTSYKLKVIESFYPQGGEKQLIKNILNKEVPRGKLPFDIGVVVHNVATVYAIYEAVYLNKPLYERVVTITGDCIASPKNLLVRIGTPIRDLVDFCGGFKKEPSKIIFGGPMMGIAQANLDVPVVKSTNGVIFMSEADRVSSPASDCIRCSRCVQQCPVSLMPCMIAVASENEKWELSKIYGVLDCIECGVCNYVCPQKINIVQLVKYAKLRMPR
- a CDS encoding FMN-binding protein, yielding MRRMQLCLSAENKYCAVSQICKIEDAKMKEMLKYGVILGIVCLVSSSVLAVVNAVTEPNIEKQRLKQETGALSLIMPEASVFKPHTKEDKTNYYIAYGQDNKIKGFIIKAEGKGYSSVIEILAGLNEKLEITDIVIISANETPGLGSRVSEPSFIGQFKGKDIASIDNVQAITGATISSSAVIRAVKNYLTQLKPELEKELINAK
- a CDS encoding RnfABCDGE type electron transport complex subunit D; its protein translation is MQNRLIVSTSPHLRGDDNTSKIMWAVCFALLPSGIASVAIFGISALKVIVASVLSCVITEAAVQKMTKRKVSVSDGSAFLTGLLLAYNLSSSVPLWLPVVGGMFAIIICKQFFGGLGKNIFNPALAARAFLLASWPKHMTSFVKPFDIDAVTSATPLAMLKEAKVDSFSQLGLSYLDLFIGNRGGCLGEVCIIALLIGAAYLLWKGYIWWHTPASFISTVALLSFLFSPQGFMKGDILFSIISGGLILGAFFMATDYVTTPLTSKGQLIFGFGCGVITFIIRRFGGYPEGVSYSILIMNAAVPLIDRYVRPRIYGVK
- a CDS encoding electron transport complex subunit E, with product MKKLIKELMKGITVENPTFGLVLGLCPTLAVSTSVVNAVGMGAAATFVLIGSNTIISSIRNFIPDKIRLPAYIVVIATFVTICELVMKAYLPALDAALGIFVPLIVVNCIIMARAEAFASKNKIMPSLFDGIGMGIGFTIGLSTIALIREIIGAGSIFGIKVIPGYEPAITLILAPGALLTLGILIGITNFIRLRKGRPAMKKGGCC
- a CDS encoding RnfABCDGE type electron transport complex subunit A, which codes for MDFGRILTIAISMVFINNFILSKFLGLCPFLGVSKETKPALSMGFAVIFVMTCSAAITWLLYNFVLLKFNIPYLSTVTFILVIAAFVQFIEMVIRKHSPLLYRSLGIYLPLITTNCAVLGVTILNIDDFFIKGQAVAGSFVYSVAQAFFGGIGFLLALILMSGIRERLELTESPKCMQGVPIAFVIASLMSLAFMGFAGFSR
- a CDS encoding RnfABCDGE type electron transport complex subunit B; translated protein: MNILIPVLIVTILGLVFGILLALASRRFCVEVDPRLDKIYSKLPGANCGACGMPGCMGFAEALIQGTCTIDRCAVTEQEVRKEIAEILGVEHTVKIKRAAVLHCHGGNKRVKNKFDYVGIQDCISANIVMSGPKACVYGCIGYGTCAKVCPFGAIEMSTEDLPVVNEDKCTACGKCVAACPKGLFSLVSVSKNFAVRCKSLDMGKKVMDVCSVGCIACRKCEKACPVKAIRIENNLSIIDYSLCDNRGQCFKVCPTKSIAIKENKSWRTKAQGE
- the purN gene encoding phosphoribosylglycinamide formyltransferase; this encodes MNIAIFASGRGSNFSAIAKAVKTGKIKANLRLLVCDNEEAQVIRKARRAKVEIALVKRELFDSKEDFEAKIIKHLKENKIGLIVLAGFMRMLSHDFVKLYKGRIINIHPSLLPSFKGAHAIKDAFDYGVRLTGVTVHFVDEKMDHGPVILQAPVEIRPKDTLASLESRIHKLEHRLYPEAINMFLNKRMVISGRKIRIVYR
- the hflB gene encoding ATP-dependent zinc metalloprotease FtsH; its protein translation is MDSKKLKLYWKLHWIKILLVSILCVFGVSVVIFIITGIKAWNESESYLRQSQLAMIPLQLYLSIVTALIFGVVYTFLMYWLYFKKGAQSFTQKQKKSIDGKELGITWTDVIGMDEAKEEALEVVKLIKDRAELQRVGGKILKGILMIGPPGCGKTYLAKAIATEAGLPFISMSGSEFVEMFVGVGAGRIRSLFKQARQLAEFEGGCIIFIDEIDAVGAQRSTDKGFGGQTEFNTTVNQLLVEMDGLKEKDLNVIVIGATNAPESFLDPALIRPGRFDRKIHVDLPGLEDREKLFDYYLKKVKYDNRDIHIQRLARIAVGYSPADVANLIREAALIAVRRKKSLIGMNEIEEARERITLGIKRRIKMSKEEKLLTAYHESGHAIVTYLLAPSKDVFKATIIPRKNTGGATWIPEKEETFIKDEKDLLTEIKIALGSYAAEKIKFGFTSAGVDSDFQVALSNAHNMVWRWGMGKSGMVGNFGALLASRPGQPMLLSEETKAKLDKDVQDILHSCLKETEELLAAEINLLDRFANELFQKEELNYDEIESIFKELGKARS